One Legionella hackeliae DNA segment encodes these proteins:
- a CDS encoding ABC-F family ATP-binding cassette domain-containing protein, whose translation MLTLRQITLSRGNKILLENASVALHEKQKIGLVGHNGCGKSSLFALILGDLIADTGECLINPQLRISHLSQQLPDSDDPALDFVLAGDEEYLNLQKRLALAEKKEDHSEVLLCHELLTQTAGYSKPAKAAAIMAGLGFKTEEQKKSVNSFSGGWRMRLSLARCLMKPADLLLLDEPTNHLDMEAIFWLEKWLKQCPSSILLISHDREFLDTFVTHILHIEQQSMSLYSGNYSRFEQTRAQQMALQQMMYEKQQQKISHMMAYVNRFRAKASKAKQAQSRLNAIEKMDVVAQAQVDSPFSFNFYPCQKAGNPLLRCEQVNAGYSDDALILRKLNLVLNPGDRIALLGPNGEGKSTLIKTLTGSLPPLAGDIYRSPHLQIGYYAQHQLDELDNNLSPLATIQALSPDAKEQTIRDYLGGFNFVGDMAVKSIQHFSGGEKARLALAKLVWQKPNLLLLDEPTNHLDLGMRAAIEIALQSYEGALILISHDRHLLRTTVDDFYLVYHKHVQAFKGDLDDYHNWLQTRETVKDTASTSNNNQYREKKSLQNRMKKLEQMVEQFNDKLVQLEHKLSDLSLYEEGQQQQLQVLLSQQKRLQQELLTTEEEWLNVISELEQF comes from the coding sequence ATGTTAACTTTGCGTCAAATTACTCTTTCTCGCGGCAATAAAATTCTTCTTGAGAATGCAAGCGTAGCGCTGCATGAAAAGCAAAAGATAGGTTTGGTAGGCCATAATGGCTGCGGAAAATCCAGTTTGTTCGCATTAATCCTTGGGGATCTAATTGCGGATACTGGGGAGTGTCTTATCAACCCTCAATTACGAATTAGCCATCTTTCACAACAGTTACCAGATAGCGATGATCCCGCGCTTGATTTTGTTCTAGCAGGCGATGAAGAATATTTAAATCTACAAAAACGTCTGGCTCTAGCCGAGAAAAAAGAGGACCACAGTGAAGTTTTGCTTTGCCATGAACTACTTACACAAACAGCCGGTTACAGCAAACCGGCCAAAGCAGCAGCTATTATGGCTGGTCTTGGATTTAAAACAGAAGAACAAAAAAAATCAGTAAATAGTTTTTCCGGTGGTTGGCGAATGCGGCTTAGCCTTGCTCGCTGTCTCATGAAGCCCGCTGACTTATTATTACTCGATGAGCCCACCAACCATCTTGATATGGAAGCCATTTTTTGGCTTGAAAAGTGGCTTAAGCAATGTCCCAGCAGTATTTTGTTGATTTCGCATGATCGTGAATTCCTAGACACCTTTGTGACGCACATCCTTCATATCGAGCAGCAATCGATGAGTTTGTACAGTGGCAACTATAGTCGCTTTGAACAAACAAGAGCGCAGCAGATGGCGTTACAGCAGATGATGTACGAGAAGCAACAACAAAAGATCAGTCACATGATGGCCTATGTTAATCGCTTTCGTGCCAAAGCATCAAAAGCCAAACAAGCTCAAAGTCGACTCAATGCCATTGAAAAAATGGATGTTGTGGCGCAAGCCCAAGTGGATTCCCCCTTTTCTTTTAATTTCTATCCTTGTCAAAAAGCTGGCAATCCACTCTTGCGTTGTGAGCAAGTCAATGCAGGTTATAGTGATGATGCCCTCATTTTGAGAAAGCTAAATCTGGTACTCAATCCTGGTGACAGAATTGCCTTACTTGGACCTAATGGTGAAGGAAAATCTACATTAATTAAAACCCTTACAGGTTCTCTACCTCCTTTGGCTGGCGATATCTATCGTTCACCTCATTTGCAAATCGGTTATTATGCACAGCATCAGTTAGACGAGTTGGATAATAATTTAAGCCCTCTGGCCACCATTCAAGCGCTTTCACCTGATGCGAAAGAACAAACCATCCGTGATTACCTAGGTGGATTCAACTTTGTTGGTGACATGGCCGTCAAATCCATTCAACATTTCTCCGGCGGTGAAAAAGCCAGGCTTGCCTTGGCAAAACTTGTTTGGCAAAAACCCAATTTATTATTACTTGATGAGCCTACTAACCATCTTGATCTTGGTATGCGGGCGGCCATAGAAATTGCGCTACAAAGTTATGAAGGCGCCTTGATTTTAATTTCTCATGATCGTCATCTACTGCGCACAACCGTTGATGATTTTTATTTGGTCTATCATAAACATGTGCAAGCATTTAAAGGTGATTTGGATGATTATCATAATTGGTTACAAACTAGAGAAACTGTTAAAGACACGGCATCCACTTCAAATAATAATCAGTATCGTGAAAAGAAATCTTTGCAAAATCGCATGAAAAAATTGGAGCAAATGGTTGAACAATTTAACGATAAACTAGTGCAACTTGAGCATAAATTATCTGATTTGTCGCTTTACGAAGAAGGCCAGCAACAACAGCTGCAGGTATTGTTGAGCCAGCAAAAAAGATTACAACAGGAACTGCTCACAACGGAAGAAGAATGGTTAAATGTTATCAGTGAGCTTGAGCAGTTTTAA
- a CDS encoding patatin-like phospholipase family protein, with amino-acid sequence MTKIALYLAGGGARGAYQAGALKAISTLLNSKRIPFNMLTGASVGSINTAVLAEDALDFYAATNKLSELWGEITCPQIFKTSYFAAYKTCMRNMWSMVFKQRLLGHILDTLPLRGFLSSNINFKNVEAAITNKHLETIEIISNCYETKKTISFYQHHTEDFEDWNYPLHISQRVNLEMEYFLASTALPLFFPPSKIDGFHYGDGHLGLEAPLRGAIHCQANKILVIGNRQLKGSDPEKLRDGDIDFSRVLGGMINGLFLDNLDRDIEMINHMNHIARLLPLEQKQHSPWQGVEILHLRPSVDIATLAQSHYHNIPMFLRLLLNFMGAKRHSGDLLSFLLFEKEFTRELIKLGYDDTMAIRDSILKFFDC; translated from the coding sequence ATGACAAAAATAGCACTTTACTTAGCCGGAGGTGGCGCTCGAGGGGCCTATCAGGCTGGGGCTCTTAAAGCTATCAGTACCCTACTAAACTCGAAAAGAATTCCTTTTAACATGCTTACTGGCGCCAGTGTTGGCAGTATCAATACCGCAGTACTCGCTGAAGATGCACTGGATTTTTACGCGGCTACTAATAAATTAAGCGAATTGTGGGGCGAAATTACTTGTCCGCAAATTTTTAAGACAAGCTATTTTGCAGCCTATAAAACATGTATGCGTAATATGTGGAGCATGGTTTTTAAACAGCGCTTATTAGGACATATTCTTGATACATTGCCTTTGCGTGGGTTTCTTAGCAGCAACATTAATTTTAAGAATGTAGAAGCTGCCATTACAAATAAACATTTAGAAACCATTGAGATAATAAGTAACTGTTATGAAACCAAAAAAACCATTTCTTTTTATCAACACCATACCGAGGATTTTGAGGATTGGAACTATCCACTACATATCAGTCAGCGAGTCAATCTCGAAATGGAATATTTTCTGGCATCAACTGCATTGCCGTTGTTCTTCCCGCCCTCAAAAATAGATGGTTTTCATTACGGCGATGGTCATTTAGGGTTAGAGGCACCATTGCGAGGCGCAATTCATTGTCAAGCTAATAAAATTTTGGTGATAGGAAATCGACAATTAAAAGGAAGTGACCCCGAAAAATTACGAGATGGTGATATTGATTTCTCACGTGTTTTAGGTGGAATGATAAATGGCTTGTTTTTAGATAATCTTGATCGAGATATTGAAATGATTAACCACATGAATCATATTGCCCGCTTATTACCTCTTGAGCAGAAGCAACACTCACCCTGGCAAGGGGTGGAGATTTTACATTTGCGGCCCAGTGTCGATATTGCCACACTAGCACAATCCCATTACCACAACATCCCAATGTTTTTACGTCTTCTACTTAATTTTATGGGGGCGAAACGCCACTCAGGTGATTTATTGAGCTTTCTATTATTTGAAAAAGAATTCACTCGTGAATTAATCAAACTTGGCTATGACGACACAATGGCGATACGAGATTCAATTTTGAAGTTTTTCGATTGTTAA
- a CDS encoding DUF1840 domain-containing protein has protein sequence MLVTFYSDAYENIVMFGHIAQHLLKLMGHSGTVPGAIMAEDIPDALSHLQDGLEKENKQQTKPVSTTNNEDDDPIVSLAHRALPLINMLKAADTKKCNIMWK, from the coding sequence ATGTTAGTAACCTTCTACAGCGATGCTTATGAAAATATTGTAATGTTTGGCCACATTGCTCAACATTTGTTAAAACTCATGGGACACAGTGGTACTGTTCCAGGGGCCATTATGGCCGAGGACATTCCTGACGCTTTATCACACTTACAAGATGGCCTTGAAAAAGAAAATAAGCAGCAGACAAAACCCGTGTCCACAACCAATAACGAGGATGATGACCCCATAGTCAGTTTAGCTCACCGGGCGCTACCCCTAATTAATATGCTTAAAGCAGCAGACACCAAGAAATGCAATATAATGTGGAAATAA
- the queA gene encoding tRNA preQ1(34) S-adenosylmethionine ribosyltransferase-isomerase QueA, giving the protein MKKQDFYFDLPEELIAQYPLPNRSDSRLLVHHRQTQSNSHHQFKGISQFLEAGDLLVMNNSKVIPARFYGQKASGGKVELLVERLQGDQSFLAHIKASKAPKAGSIIYLDKGWSIEVIAKHDELYQCQVLGDMDAMLQEIGHIPLPLYITRPDERLDLDRYQTVYALHKGSVAAPTAGLHFDEAILEELKEKGVNIGFSTLHVGAGTFRPVRCDDIKEHKMHSEQFTITKELSEMVNATRAAGKRVIAVGTTALRSLESAACDGLLHPCQRDTNIFIYPGYQFQICDGLLTNFHLPESTLLMLVSAFIGHSQAMALYQEAIAEKYRFFSYGDASLLL; this is encoded by the coding sequence ATGAAAAAACAAGATTTTTATTTCGATTTACCGGAAGAGTTGATTGCACAATATCCGCTTCCCAATCGTAGTGACTCAAGATTATTGGTTCACCATCGCCAAACACAGAGCAATAGCCATCATCAATTTAAAGGAATAAGTCAGTTTCTGGAAGCTGGTGACTTATTGGTGATGAATAACAGCAAAGTTATTCCAGCACGTTTCTATGGCCAAAAAGCAAGTGGCGGTAAGGTAGAGCTACTAGTGGAGCGTTTACAAGGCGATCAATCGTTTTTAGCGCATATCAAGGCAAGTAAAGCTCCAAAAGCAGGCTCGATCATTTATCTTGATAAAGGGTGGTCGATTGAAGTTATCGCGAAACATGATGAATTATATCAATGTCAGGTTTTAGGGGATATGGATGCCATGTTACAAGAAATAGGACATATTCCTTTACCTCTTTATATTACTCGCCCCGATGAACGGTTGGATTTAGACAGATACCAAACGGTTTACGCTTTGCATAAAGGGTCAGTAGCGGCCCCTACTGCGGGTTTGCATTTTGATGAGGCTATTTTAGAGGAACTGAAAGAGAAAGGGGTGAATATAGGCTTTTCAACCTTACACGTAGGCGCCGGAACTTTTCGACCTGTTCGATGTGATGACATTAAAGAGCATAAAATGCACAGCGAACAGTTTACAATTACTAAAGAATTGTCGGAGATGGTTAATGCGACGCGTGCAGCGGGTAAGCGGGTGATTGCAGTGGGAACAACTGCTTTGCGTAGTTTGGAAAGTGCTGCTTGTGATGGTCTGTTGCACCCCTGTCAGCGTGACACAAATATTTTCATCTATCCAGGTTATCAATTCCAAATCTGCGATGGTTTGCTAACAAATTTCCATCTTCCGGAGTCAACATTACTCATGCTGGTTTCAGCTTTTATAGGTCATTCTCAGGCAATGGCACTTTATCAAGAAGCCATTGCCGAGAAGTATCGCTTTTTTAGCTATGGCGATGCTAGTTTATTGCTTTAG
- the yajC gene encoding preprotein translocase subunit YajC has translation MSFFISDAMAAAPTTHAAQADGTFSLIMIVAIFVLFYFMLIRPQNKRAKEHREMISKIKKGDEIITSGGILAKVVNMDDQYIKVALAENVEINIQRSAVSAVLPKGTLKSL, from the coding sequence ATGAGTTTTTTTATAAGCGATGCTATGGCTGCAGCCCCAACAACTCACGCAGCACAAGCTGATGGAACTTTTTCGCTGATCATGATTGTCGCTATTTTTGTGCTCTTTTATTTTATGCTCATAAGACCACAAAATAAACGCGCTAAAGAGCATCGTGAAATGATTAGTAAGATAAAGAAAGGTGATGAAATTATTACTTCCGGTGGTATTTTGGCGAAAGTTGTCAATATGGATGACCAGTACATTAAAGTTGCTCTCGCTGAAAATGTTGAAATTAACATCCAGCGAAGTGCTGTAAGCGCCGTTTTGCCTAAAGGCACTCTTAAATCCCTTTAA
- the secD gene encoding protein translocase subunit SecD has protein sequence MQNKYPLWKNLMLIIIAVIGLIYAIPNLYSEDPAVQISSQALVDMEQLKQQVGTVLTDAKIKYNALNIVGDSVELRFASTDTQLLARDAIKHALGSDYTVALNLAPTTPRWLSAIRAEPMKQGLDLRGGVHFLLEVDVDSVVSRHYEGLMKNIGQDLREAGIRYVGIRYIADKGIDIRFRDESTMDSGLQEVKNKFPNLLISQSNATYSVLAVLSPTELNEIRQNTIDQTMSILRNRVNELGVGEAVVQQQGATRVGVDLPGIQDAARAKQILGGTATLQFYLVDQDNDAQLAKQTGVIPVNSKLYMMDGHPILLKRQIVLSGDSITSAVSSFDQQTGTPAVQVQLGGGGESLFTKITRENIGKRMAIVFVETKTNTYTIDGVEKRVTQREERVISAPVIQNALGNNFQITGLSDSKEASNLALLLRAGALPAAIYPVEERTVGPSLGKENIHRGLVSLEVGMGLILVLMLVYYRFFGLVANIALFLNLILLSALMSMIGNTLTLPGIAAFVLTVGMAVDANVLIYERIREELRNGLSPQAAIHAGYDRAFATIVDANVTTLIVGIVLFAIGSGPVRGFAVILSLGLLTSMITSITYTRAIVNWYYGGRTVKKLSIGI, from the coding sequence ATGCAGAATAAATATCCTCTGTGGAAAAATTTAATGCTGATCATCATTGCGGTGATCGGCCTTATTTACGCAATACCTAATTTATACAGCGAAGATCCTGCTGTACAAATTTCTTCACAAGCCCTTGTTGATATGGAGCAGTTAAAGCAACAAGTTGGTACTGTACTGACAGATGCGAAGATAAAATATAATGCACTCAACATTGTAGGTGATAGTGTAGAACTTCGTTTTGCTTCAACAGATACACAATTATTAGCTCGAGATGCTATTAAACACGCACTCGGTTCTGACTATACCGTTGCATTGAATCTTGCGCCGACTACACCAAGATGGTTAAGTGCAATTCGCGCTGAGCCTATGAAGCAAGGGTTAGACTTGCGTGGAGGCGTTCATTTTCTTCTTGAAGTCGATGTTGACAGCGTCGTTAGTCGTCATTATGAAGGTTTGATGAAAAATATCGGCCAAGATCTGCGCGAGGCAGGTATCCGCTATGTGGGTATTCGCTATATTGCTGATAAAGGAATTGATATCCGTTTTCGTGATGAATCAACAATGGATAGCGGTTTGCAGGAAGTGAAGAACAAGTTTCCGAACTTGCTTATCTCTCAATCCAATGCCACTTATTCAGTGTTAGCTGTATTATCGCCCACTGAGCTTAATGAGATTCGTCAAAATACGATTGATCAAACAATGAGTATTTTACGTAATCGCGTTAATGAACTAGGTGTCGGTGAAGCTGTTGTGCAGCAGCAAGGCGCAACTCGAGTTGGGGTTGATTTGCCTGGTATCCAGGATGCTGCTCGTGCCAAACAAATCCTTGGGGGAACAGCGACGTTGCAATTCTATCTTGTGGATCAGGATAATGACGCACAATTGGCTAAACAAACTGGGGTTATTCCTGTTAATAGTAAATTGTACATGATGGATGGACATCCTATTCTGTTGAAACGTCAGATCGTATTGAGTGGTGACTCTATTACAAGTGCTGTCTCAAGTTTTGATCAGCAAACAGGTACACCTGCTGTTCAAGTTCAACTGGGAGGTGGTGGAGAAAGCCTGTTTACCAAAATCACTCGTGAAAATATTGGTAAACGTATGGCGATTGTATTTGTAGAAACTAAAACAAATACCTACACCATTGATGGCGTTGAAAAGCGTGTTACTCAACGTGAAGAGCGAGTCATCAGTGCCCCTGTTATTCAAAATGCGTTAGGAAATAACTTCCAGATTACAGGTCTTTCAGACAGTAAAGAAGCAAGTAATTTAGCACTGCTATTACGTGCTGGTGCGTTACCTGCTGCAATTTACCCAGTAGAGGAAAGAACAGTCGGACCTTCTCTGGGTAAGGAAAATATTCATCGTGGATTAGTTTCCCTTGAAGTTGGTATGGGACTTATCCTGGTGCTTATGCTTGTCTATTACCGCTTTTTTGGTCTGGTTGCCAATATAGCATTGTTTTTAAACCTAATTTTGCTGAGTGCCCTCATGTCAATGATTGGTAATACATTGACATTGCCAGGAATTGCAGCGTTTGTATTAACAGTGGGGATGGCAGTAGACGCCAACGTTCTAATTTATGAAAGAATTCGTGAAGAATTGCGTAATGGTCTATCACCACAAGCAGCTATCCATGCAGGTTATGATCGAGCGTTTGCGACTATCGTTGATGCAAACGTGACGACGCTTATTGTAGGGATTGTTCTTTTTGCAATTGGTAGTGGGCCTGTGCGTGGTTTTGCGGTGATTTTATCATTAGGTTTGCTGACGTCGATGATAACCAGTATCACTTACACGCGCGCTATCGTAAATTGGTACTATGGCGGTCGCACTGTAAAAAAACTTTCAATTGGTATTTGA
- the secF gene encoding protein translocase subunit SecF has protein sequence MEFFNPNSKIDFMGARKWTALMSALIFVVSIGALFINGLKWGLDFTGGTQIEVSYPNAANLEGIRENLYKAGFKEAQVISYGTSKDVLISIAPRADVDQTALVDKVMEQLPGATKQRVDFVGPQVGQELATKGALAVIVSLLATMIYIGMRFEYRLAVSSAVALIHDPVLILGVFAMFGIEFDLKALAGLLAVIGYSLNDTIVVFDRVRENFVKIRRATSLEIMNISINQTLSRTIMTSMLTLFVVVALFVYGGETIRGFSLALIIGIVVGTYSSIYVAGALAVAMGLDRKDFLPSQRKEVDDRP, from the coding sequence ATGGAATTTTTTAATCCAAATTCAAAGATAGACTTCATGGGGGCACGAAAGTGGACCGCCCTGATGTCTGCGCTTATTTTTGTGGTATCCATTGGTGCCTTATTTATTAATGGCTTGAAGTGGGGGTTGGACTTTACGGGGGGTACCCAAATTGAGGTGTCCTATCCAAATGCAGCCAATTTAGAGGGTATTCGCGAAAATTTATATAAAGCCGGATTCAAGGAAGCGCAGGTTATTAGTTATGGAACATCCAAAGATGTTCTTATTAGTATTGCGCCACGAGCTGACGTTGATCAAACTGCATTAGTTGATAAGGTTATGGAGCAGCTGCCGGGAGCCACAAAGCAACGAGTTGACTTTGTGGGTCCGCAAGTGGGGCAAGAATTGGCAACTAAAGGGGCATTAGCGGTTATTGTGTCTTTGCTGGCAACCATGATTTATATCGGTATGCGATTTGAATATCGTTTGGCGGTAAGCTCAGCTGTTGCACTGATTCATGATCCGGTTTTAATCCTTGGTGTTTTTGCTATGTTTGGTATTGAGTTTGACCTTAAGGCTTTAGCCGGCTTATTGGCAGTTATTGGTTACTCTCTAAACGATACCATTGTAGTATTTGATCGTGTGCGAGAAAATTTTGTCAAAATTCGCCGAGCCACGTCTTTAGAGATTATGAATATCTCTATCAACCAGACGCTATCACGAACAATAATGACATCCATGCTCACTTTGTTCGTTGTTGTGGCTCTGTTTGTTTATGGTGGAGAGACAATTCGCGGGTTTTCTCTTGCATTGATTATCGGGATTGTTGTGGGAACCTATTCCTCCATTTATGTAGCAGGGGCTTTAGCTGTGGCAATGGGATTAGATAGAAAGGATTTCCTTCCCAGTCAGCGCAAGGAAGTGGATGATAGACCTTAA
- a CDS encoding c-type cytochrome: MKAILFIFLISFNTILLASNLGKETYEITCKTCHSPRFAKGMHAPAAFNKKAWAIRFQKAAIQSQKNPSQFQTAMDYLLYRVSIGKGLMPHGGLCKEVGAPHKNCSDEAIAAAINYMACITN, encoded by the coding sequence ATGAAAGCAATATTATTTATTTTTCTTATTTCGTTTAATACCATCCTCCTGGCAAGTAATTTAGGTAAGGAAACTTATGAGATAACCTGTAAAACATGCCATTCTCCACGGTTTGCTAAAGGCATGCATGCCCCTGCTGCTTTTAATAAAAAAGCATGGGCTATACGATTTCAGAAAGCAGCAATTCAATCGCAAAAAAATCCGTCTCAATTTCAAACAGCGATGGACTACTTGCTCTATAGAGTAAGCATTGGTAAAGGATTAATGCCACATGGTGGTTTGTGTAAAGAGGTGGGCGCACCCCACAAAAATTGTTCTGATGAGGCTATAGCAGCTGCTATTAATTATATGGCGTGTATTACAAATTGA
- the yjjG gene encoding pyrimidine 5'-nucleotidase, which produces MKTYQWILFDADDTLFCFDAFSGLQRVFLKFDVHFTRQDYQAYQVVNQALWVDYQNGSITAHELQHRRFNDWATKLRVSTENLNRTFLITMAELCTPLEGAMSLLNTLKGKARLGIITNGFTEMQQRRLDRTGLGDFFEIVVVSEQVGIAKPHRGIFEHALSMMGKPSPENVLMVGDNPDSDILGGLNAGFDTCWLNVHRKSAPEGINPHYEVASLAELEELLCFKTVATQG; this is translated from the coding sequence GTGAAAACCTATCAGTGGATTTTATTTGACGCAGATGACACCTTATTTTGCTTTGATGCATTTAGTGGTTTGCAGCGTGTATTTTTAAAATTTGATGTTCATTTCACCCGGCAGGATTATCAAGCTTATCAGGTAGTCAACCAGGCATTATGGGTAGACTATCAGAATGGTAGTATCACGGCTCACGAGCTACAACATCGCCGCTTTAACGATTGGGCTACAAAACTACGGGTATCGACAGAGAATTTAAATAGGACGTTTCTTATAACAATGGCTGAGCTTTGCACTCCTTTAGAGGGAGCAATGAGTTTGTTAAATACTCTTAAAGGAAAGGCCAGGTTGGGTATTATCACCAATGGTTTTACCGAGATGCAACAGAGACGTCTCGATCGCACTGGCCTGGGTGATTTTTTTGAGATAGTAGTCGTTTCTGAACAAGTGGGCATTGCAAAACCACATCGTGGTATTTTTGAGCATGCACTCTCAATGATGGGTAAGCCTTCACCAGAAAATGTGTTAATGGTGGGAGATAATCCTGACTCAGACATTCTTGGAGGATTAAATGCTGGATTTGATACTTGCTGGCTTAATGTCCATAGAAAGTCTGCACCGGAAGGAATCAATCCACACTATGAAGTCGCTTCATTAGCCGAACTCGAAGAGTTATTGTGTTTTAAAACAGTTGCAACACAGGGTTAG
- a CDS encoding 4a-hydroxytetrahydrobiopterin dehydratase, protein MKTDLSQKHCESCEGIGQALTAEQIQNLMPQLDKHWMVQSDNKEIKRSFKFTNFYETMAFVNAIAWIANVENHHPDLEVGYNYCHVRFMTHALNGLSHNDFICAAKIDALLN, encoded by the coding sequence ATGAAAACTGATTTAAGTCAAAAACACTGTGAATCATGTGAAGGAATTGGCCAAGCTCTTACCGCAGAGCAGATACAAAATTTAATGCCTCAATTGGATAAGCATTGGATGGTTCAAAGCGATAACAAAGAAATTAAGCGTTCTTTCAAATTCACTAATTTTTATGAAACAATGGCTTTCGTCAATGCAATCGCATGGATTGCCAATGTCGAAAATCATCATCCCGATCTTGAGGTCGGTTATAATTACTGTCATGTACGCTTTATGACGCATGCGCTAAATGGCTTGTCACACAATGACTTTATATGTGCCGCCAAAATTGATGCATTGTTAAACTAA
- the hisC gene encoding histidinol-phosphate transaminase — MSCDYHQLPHLGIQSLSPYIPGKAVEELAREQGLIDIVKLASNENPLGCSIKAQEALAKLSRVQLATYPSPMNHPLRFRLSKKLGVSEDMLTLTNGSDSLFSLILTTFALHTGKKMLTHEHSFISYGIQAQTLGIPLQKIPLRADWQVDIDALIKSSQVNTAVIFLANPNNPTGIFINPEKIKHLLDNVPNNTIVVLDEAYYEYAYAKEDKTTLHWLQQYPNLIITRTFSKAYGLAGLRLGYAIARPEITELLLRVQPPFAVNEAALEAANAAIDDDSFVAKTVELNRQGMEQLQQGFNALKLNYLPSHCNFIMFDCDMDATVVYQNLLKQGIIVRPLTPYKLRNHLRVTIGTSTQNARFLEQLPLCLVQN, encoded by the coding sequence TTGTCTTGCGACTACCATCAATTACCTCATTTAGGTATTCAGTCATTAAGTCCGTATATTCCAGGAAAAGCTGTTGAGGAGTTAGCGCGTGAACAAGGTTTAATCGATATTGTTAAACTTGCGAGTAATGAAAACCCCTTAGGTTGCAGCATTAAAGCCCAAGAGGCCCTGGCTAAATTATCCAGGGTGCAATTAGCAACTTATCCCTCTCCAATGAATCATCCGCTCCGATTTCGATTGAGCAAAAAATTAGGTGTTAGTGAGGACATGCTTACACTCACTAATGGCTCAGATTCACTCTTTTCATTAATATTAACAACCTTTGCCCTTCATACCGGCAAAAAAATGTTAACCCACGAACATTCCTTTATTTCCTATGGAATTCAGGCACAAACCCTAGGTATTCCCCTTCAAAAAATACCACTAAGAGCCGATTGGCAAGTAGACATTGACGCGTTAATTAAATCAAGCCAGGTTAATACTGCTGTGATATTTCTAGCAAACCCTAATAATCCAACGGGTATATTTATCAACCCTGAAAAAATTAAGCATCTTCTGGATAATGTACCCAACAACACGATTGTGGTTTTAGATGAAGCTTATTATGAATATGCGTATGCTAAAGAGGACAAAACCACGCTTCATTGGTTGCAGCAATATCCTAATTTAATCATTACCCGTACTTTTTCCAAGGCCTATGGTCTTGCTGGATTACGATTAGGTTATGCCATAGCCAGACCTGAAATTACTGAGTTATTGCTACGTGTACAACCTCCATTTGCAGTGAATGAAGCCGCTCTTGAAGCAGCAAATGCTGCGATAGATGACGATAGTTTTGTGGCAAAAACTGTCGAACTCAATCGTCAAGGCATGGAGCAATTACAACAGGGTTTCAATGCTTTAAAATTAAACTATTTGCCGTCTCATTGTAATTTTATTATGTTTGATTGCGACATGGACGCAACTGTTGTCTACCAAAATTTATTAAAACAAGGCATCATTGTCCGACCATTAACCCCCTATAAATTGCGCAATCATCTACGTGTAACCATTGGAACATCTACCCAGAATGCACGTTTTCTTGAGCAATTACCCCTTTGTCTAGTTCAAAATTAG
- a CDS encoding prepilin-type N-terminal cleavage/methylation domain-containing protein: MKLSQGFSLIELLIALILLSSISLSLLNHQEHMSHSLLHIQQRSQALRLLDNNSERFLGRFPFTAVPQLFKLEQISIPQGILIQILWGGKLADTDCCKLQWKLFL, from the coding sequence ATGAAACTCTCGCAAGGCTTTTCTTTAATTGAGCTATTAATTGCTTTAATATTACTCAGTAGTATTTCTTTATCACTTCTTAATCACCAGGAACATATGAGTCACTCGTTGTTGCATATACAACAGCGCTCACAAGCCCTTAGATTATTGGATAATAACTCTGAACGTTTTCTTGGACGTTTCCCATTTACAGCCGTACCACAGCTTTTTAAATTGGAACAAATATCTATACCACAAGGAATCCTGATACAAATTCTTTGGGGGGGGAAGTTGGCTGACACTGATTGTTGCAAATTACAATGGAAATTATTTTTGTGA